In the genome of Segatella copri, one region contains:
- a CDS encoding dipeptidyl peptidase 3: protein MAKCNVNTQERFADIQMLRYELKGFDELSLNQKLYIYCLSMATLMGRDITFDQQGKYNLRIRKTLEAIYRHYKGTGEKAETLASDICESGEPSGKDICESDNFKAFEVYLKRVWFASGIHHHYGCEKFKPGFSEEFFYELMENINEAELPLKRGESKEDLLRLLVPVIFDPEVMPKRVNQTDGEDLVQTSACNFYEDVTQEEVERFYDKMKDADDATPPSYGLNSKLTKRNGEMVELVWKEDGLYGEAIREIVSWLLKAQKYAENEGQKHVIDLLVKFYRTGNLVDFDRYSIAWVQQHEGMVDFINGFIEVYGDPLGLKGTWEGIVEYKDLEATQRTQTISKNAQWFEDHSPVDPRFRKPEVKGVTANVICAAMLGGEEYPASAIGINLPNANWIRQEHGSKSVTIGNLTDAYNKAAQGNGFRDEFVIDEETIALMNQYADITDDLHTDLHECLGHGSGQLLPGTDADALKAYGNTIEEARADLFGLYYVADHKLVELGLTPNDEAYKAQYYGYLMNGLLTQTIRIKEGDKIEEAHMRNRALIVWWTLEHAEGAVELVTEEVSYASAEDALKDAEGNIVTTRTYVKVNDYEKLRHLFGELLAEIQRIKSEGDYEAARQLVEKYAVNIDPALHREILARYKKLNLAPYKGFINPKMTLMFDEEGNPIDVNLDYEESYTDQMLRYSEEYGTL from the coding sequence ATGGCAAAATGTAATGTAAACACCCAAGAGCGCTTCGCCGACATCCAGATGCTTCGTTACGAACTGAAGGGTTTTGACGAATTGTCGCTCAACCAGAAATTGTATATCTATTGCTTGTCAATGGCAACGCTGATGGGACGTGACATCACGTTCGATCAGCAGGGAAAGTACAACCTGCGCATCCGCAAGACCCTGGAGGCAATCTATCGCCACTATAAGGGAACAGGAGAGAAAGCAGAGACGCTGGCATCTGACATCTGCGAAAGCGGAGAGCCTTCTGGAAAAGATATCTGCGAAAGCGATAATTTCAAGGCTTTCGAGGTTTATCTGAAGCGAGTATGGTTCGCCAGCGGCATCCATCACCATTATGGCTGCGAGAAATTCAAGCCGGGATTCTCTGAGGAATTCTTCTATGAACTGATGGAGAACATCAACGAGGCGGAACTACCGCTGAAGCGTGGAGAGAGCAAGGAAGACCTGCTCCGACTGCTGGTACCCGTGATCTTCGACCCGGAGGTGATGCCGAAACGCGTGAACCAGACGGATGGCGAGGACCTGGTGCAGACTTCTGCCTGCAACTTCTATGAGGATGTGACCCAGGAGGAAGTGGAGCGGTTCTATGACAAGATGAAGGATGCCGACGATGCCACCCCGCCTTCTTACGGACTCAATTCCAAGCTCACCAAGCGCAATGGCGAGATGGTGGAACTGGTTTGGAAAGAAGATGGTCTTTATGGTGAGGCCATCAGAGAAATCGTATCCTGGTTGCTCAAGGCACAGAAATATGCCGAGAATGAGGGACAGAAGCACGTTATCGACCTGCTCGTGAAGTTCTATCGCACGGGTAATCTCGTGGATTTCGACCGATATAGCATCGCCTGGGTGCAGCAGCACGAGGGCATGGTGGATTTCATCAACGGATTCATCGAGGTTTATGGCGACCCGCTGGGACTGAAAGGTACCTGGGAGGGAATCGTGGAATACAAGGACCTGGAGGCCACCCAGCGCACGCAGACCATCAGCAAGAATGCGCAGTGGTTTGAGGATCATTCGCCTGTGGATCCCCGCTTCCGCAAGCCGGAGGTGAAGGGCGTTACAGCCAATGTAATCTGTGCGGCGATGCTTGGCGGTGAGGAATATCCGGCTTCCGCCATCGGCATCAACCTGCCTAATGCAAACTGGATTCGCCAGGAGCACGGTTCGAAGAGTGTGACCATCGGCAACCTGACCGATGCCTACAACAAGGCAGCGCAGGGCAACGGATTCAGAGATGAATTTGTTATCGACGAGGAGACCATAGCACTGATGAACCAGTATGCTGATATCACCGACGACCTGCATACGGATTTGCACGAGTGTTTGGGTCATGGCAGCGGTCAGCTTCTGCCTGGTACCGATGCTGATGCCCTGAAGGCGTATGGCAACACGATAGAGGAGGCGAGAGCCGACCTTTTCGGATTATATTATGTAGCCGACCACAAGCTGGTGGAATTGGGATTGACTCCTAACGACGAGGCTTACAAGGCGCAGTATTATGGTTATCTGATGAACGGATTGCTCACCCAGACCATCCGCATCAAGGAGGGCGACAAGATTGAGGAGGCGCACATGAGAAACCGTGCCCTCATTGTCTGGTGGACGCTGGAGCATGCCGAGGGTGCCGTGGAACTGGTGACGGAAGAGGTAAGCTATGCTTCTGCCGAGGATGCCCTGAAGGATGCTGAGGGTAATATCGTAACCACCCGAACCTATGTGAAGGTGAATGATTACGAGAAGCTCCGCCATCTGTTTGGAGAATTGCTTGCTGAGATTCAGCGTATCAAGAGCGAGGGTGATTACGAGGCAGCCCGCCAGTTGGTGGAGAAATATGCCGTGAATATAGACCCAGCCTTGCATCGCGAGATTCTGGCGAGATACAAGAAGCTGAATCTGGCTCCATACAAGGGCTTTATCAATCCGAAGATGACGCTGATGTTTGACGAGGAGGGCAATCCTATCGATGTAAATCTCGATTACGAGGAGAGCTATACCGACCAGATGCTCCGCTATTCTGAGGAGTACGGAACGCTATAG
- the recQ gene encoding DNA helicase RecQ, with translation MQINEILKSYFGYDSFRPNQEAIIQEVMQGHDCLVLMPTGGGKSLCYQVPALAMEGTAVVISPLISLMHDQVEALKANGIPAEALNSGNDVTDDVIIRRRCEAGELKLLYVSPEKLISEIPYLFSNIKISLFAVDEAHCISQWGHDFRPEYSQLGLLHEKFRGIPVMALTATADKITREDIINQLHLNGRTFVSSFDRPNLSLSVRQESTKKEKLKFIYHFIARRPEEAGIIYCLSRKNTEMVAEALQSHGINAEAYHAGLSAQQRASVQERFKMDQIEVVCATIAFGMGIDKGNVRWVIHYNMPKSIESFYQEIGRAGRDGAPADTVLFYSMADIITLRSFCEESGQKAVNLEKLRRMEEYAESRVCRRRILLNYFGETAAKDCGHCDVCKNPPHTFDGTVLTQKALSAVVRAGEKIAVGTCIEILRGMMTPAVTRNHYNELKTFGVGKDVSVRDWQAYMLQMLQMGFFEVAYNMHNQMKVTPLGWKVLKGEHQVSLAIVENEERSPRPQRVNRPSRGSSIPVVHAERVIFEDETSNVEDKKLFEYLRKIRKNLADEQGYPPYIVLSDKSLHELTRMKPTTLQAFGLISGIGEFKIKKYGDTFIKAIKKYTGK, from the coding sequence ATGCAAATCAACGAGATATTAAAATCGTACTTCGGTTACGACTCCTTCCGACCGAATCAGGAGGCCATCATCCAGGAAGTGATGCAGGGCCACGACTGCCTCGTGCTCATGCCTACGGGCGGAGGTAAGAGCCTCTGCTATCAGGTTCCGGCACTGGCGATGGAAGGCACTGCCGTGGTCATCTCGCCCCTCATCAGCTTAATGCACGACCAGGTGGAGGCACTCAAGGCAAACGGAATCCCTGCCGAGGCACTGAACAGCGGTAATGATGTCACCGACGATGTCATCATCCGTCGACGATGCGAAGCTGGCGAACTCAAACTGCTCTATGTTTCTCCCGAAAAACTCATCAGCGAGATACCTTATTTATTCAGCAATATCAAAATCTCGCTCTTCGCCGTGGATGAAGCCCACTGCATCAGCCAGTGGGGGCACGATTTCCGTCCGGAGTATTCCCAGCTCGGACTCCTTCACGAGAAATTCCGTGGCATTCCGGTGATGGCACTTACGGCTACAGCCGATAAGATTACCCGCGAGGACATCATCAACCAGCTGCATCTGAACGGACGAACCTTCGTGAGCAGCTTCGACCGTCCCAACCTTAGTCTCTCCGTGCGCCAGGAAAGCACCAAGAAGGAGAAGCTGAAGTTCATCTACCATTTCATCGCCCGTCGTCCCGAAGAGGCAGGCATCATCTACTGCCTCTCGCGCAAGAACACGGAGATGGTGGCAGAGGCGCTCCAGTCGCATGGCATCAATGCCGAAGCCTATCATGCCGGACTCTCCGCCCAGCAGCGTGCCTCTGTGCAGGAGCGTTTCAAGATGGACCAGATAGAGGTGGTCTGCGCTACCATCGCCTTCGGAATGGGCATTGACAAGGGCAACGTGCGATGGGTGATTCATTATAACATGCCGAAGAGCATAGAGAGTTTCTATCAGGAGATAGGACGAGCCGGAAGAGATGGTGCACCAGCCGATACTGTATTGTTCTATTCGATGGCAGATATCATCACCCTCCGTTCGTTCTGCGAAGAAAGCGGACAGAAAGCGGTGAATCTGGAAAAGCTGCGCAGAATGGAAGAATACGCCGAATCGAGAGTGTGCCGAAGGAGAATCCTCCTGAATTATTTCGGAGAGACGGCGGCGAAGGATTGCGGTCACTGCGATGTGTGCAAGAATCCGCCCCATACCTTCGATGGCACCGTGCTCACCCAGAAGGCGCTGAGTGCCGTGGTCCGTGCGGGCGAAAAGATTGCCGTGGGCACCTGCATCGAGATATTGAGAGGGATGATGACGCCTGCCGTGACTCGCAACCACTACAACGAACTGAAAACCTTTGGTGTGGGCAAGGACGTGAGCGTCCGCGACTGGCAGGCATACATGCTCCAGATGCTGCAGATGGGGTTCTTCGAAGTGGCGTACAATATGCATAATCAGATGAAAGTCACGCCATTAGGCTGGAAGGTTCTCAAGGGAGAACATCAGGTTTCGCTGGCGATTGTTGAGAATGAAGAGCGTTCTCCTCGTCCGCAAAGGGTCAACAGACCTTCAAGAGGAAGCAGCATCCCTGTGGTTCATGCCGAGCGTGTGATTTTCGAAGATGAAACATCCAATGTAGAAGATAAGAAGCTCTTTGAATATCTGCGTAAAATCCGTAAGAATCTTGCCGATGAACAGGGCTATCCTCCATACATCGTGTTATCTGATAAGAGTCTGCACGAATTAACCAGGATGAAGCCAACCACCCTCCAGGCATTCGGTCTCATCAGCGGAATTGGAGAATTCAAGATTAAGAAATATGGCGATACTTTTATCAAAGCCATCAAGAAATATACAGGAAAATAA
- a CDS encoding F0F1 ATP synthase subunit gamma produces the protein MPSLKEIKTRIASVNSTRKITSAMKMVASSKLHHAQLAIQNMLPYENMLEHILKSFLVSTPNVDHELQVEHKEIKRVALIVYSSNSSLCGGFNSNVIKMMIQAVDEYKAHGIDDITVYPIGRKVAEKAQKLGLKIGGNFMDIADHPNSSACADIARKLAKQYAAGELDKVEMIYHHFKSAGSQILTQKTFLPIDLSTEAIGEDNDRDLTSNVATAKAQEYLRKKQASEDERQRAEAHPLNDDFIVEPDLETVLGVLIPKQLHLMVYTALLDSQASEHAARMVAMQTATDNADELLRELNLQYNKSRQQAITNELLDIVGGSVNN, from the coding sequence ATGCCGTCGTTAAAAGAGATTAAGACTCGCATCGCCAGCGTCAACAGTACCCGTAAGATTACGAGTGCGATGAAGATGGTGGCATCCAGCAAGTTGCATCATGCTCAGTTAGCTATCCAGAATATGCTGCCTTATGAGAATATGCTGGAGCATATCCTGAAGAGCTTCCTGGTGAGTACTCCGAATGTGGACCATGAGTTGCAGGTGGAGCACAAGGAAATCAAGCGTGTGGCTCTCATCGTATATAGCTCTAACAGCAGCTTGTGCGGTGGATTCAACTCCAACGTCATCAAGATGATGATTCAGGCGGTGGACGAGTATAAGGCTCATGGCATTGACGACATCACGGTATATCCTATCGGCAGAAAGGTGGCTGAGAAGGCACAGAAACTGGGCTTGAAGATTGGCGGTAACTTCATGGATATTGCCGATCATCCTAATTCAAGCGCTTGTGCCGACATCGCCCGCAAGCTTGCCAAGCAGTATGCTGCTGGTGAACTCGACAAGGTGGAGATGATCTATCACCACTTCAAGAGTGCCGGTTCGCAGATCCTGACCCAGAAGACTTTCCTGCCTATCGACCTCAGCACGGAGGCGATAGGAGAGGACAACGACCGTGACCTCACATCGAATGTGGCTACGGCGAAGGCTCAGGAGTATCTGCGCAAGAAGCAGGCTAGTGAGGATGAAAGACAGCGTGCAGAGGCGCATCCTCTGAACGATGACTTCATCGTGGAGCCGGATCTGGAGACTGTTTTGGGTGTATTGATTCCTAAGCAGCTTCATCTGATGGTTTACACTGCTTTGTTGGATAGTCAGGCGAGTGAGCATGCTGCCCGTATGGTAGCCATGCAGACTGCTACGGATAATGCCGATGAACTCTTGCGTGAACTGAATCTTCAGTATAACAAGAGTCGTCAACAGGCCATTACGAATGAATTGCTCGATATTGTGGGAGGTAGCGTGAATAACTAA
- the atpA gene encoding F0F1 ATP synthase subunit alpha: MSDKIKPSEVSEVLQQQLQEVNGSQQFDEVGTVLTVSDGVARIYGLRNAEANELLEFENGTMAIVMNLEEDNVGCVLLGPTAGIKEGQSVKRTHRIASIRVNDNFLGRVVNPLGQAIDGLGDIDLTGAFEMPLDRKAPGVIYRQPVKEPLQTGLKAVDSMIPIGRGQRELIIGDRQTGKTAIAVDTIINQKSFYEAGKPVYCIYVAIGQKASTVAALVQNLKEHGALPYTIIVSATAADPAAMQYYAPFAGAAIGEYFRDRGYSALVVYDDLSKQAVAYREVSLILRRPSGREAYPGDVFYLHSRLLERAARINDQQEVAEQMNDLPECLKGKVKGGGSLTALPIIETQAGDVSAYIPTNVISITDGQIFLETDLFNQGFRPAINVGISVSRVGGSAQIKSMKKVAGTLKIDMAQYRELEAFSKFSSDMDAVTAMTLDRGRKNDQLLVQPQYRPMPVGEQVAILYCGVHGLMHEVPMDKVRECQDQFLDAMRSQHADVIETLADGKLTDDCIAVIKDTMANVAGQYKA; the protein is encoded by the coding sequence ATGTCAGATAAAATTAAACCAAGTGAGGTGTCTGAAGTGCTTCAGCAGCAGCTCCAGGAGGTGAATGGCTCTCAGCAGTTTGACGAGGTGGGTACCGTGCTTACCGTCAGCGATGGCGTGGCTCGTATCTACGGTCTTCGCAATGCAGAGGCTAACGAGCTTCTTGAGTTCGAGAACGGCACTATGGCGATCGTCATGAACTTGGAGGAAGACAATGTAGGTTGTGTCCTCTTAGGTCCTACGGCTGGCATCAAGGAGGGACAGAGCGTGAAGCGTACTCACCGTATCGCTTCTATCCGCGTGAACGACAACTTCTTAGGTCGTGTCGTTAATCCTCTTGGTCAGGCTATTGACGGTCTGGGTGATATCGATCTCACCGGTGCTTTCGAGATGCCGCTGGATCGTAAGGCTCCTGGTGTGATCTATCGTCAGCCAGTGAAGGAGCCTCTGCAGACAGGTTTGAAGGCCGTGGATTCCATGATTCCTATCGGACGTGGACAGCGTGAGTTGATCATCGGCGACCGTCAGACCGGAAAGACTGCCATCGCAGTGGATACCATCATCAACCAGAAGAGTTTCTATGAGGCAGGCAAGCCTGTATATTGTATCTATGTAGCCATCGGCCAGAAAGCATCTACCGTTGCTGCATTGGTACAGAACCTGAAGGAGCACGGCGCCCTGCCATATACCATCATCGTAAGTGCTACCGCTGCCGATCCTGCAGCCATGCAGTATTACGCACCATTCGCCGGTGCTGCCATCGGTGAGTACTTCCGCGACCGTGGATACTCAGCCCTCGTAGTATACGATGACTTGAGTAAGCAGGCTGTGGCTTACCGTGAGGTATCACTGATCCTCCGCCGTCCATCAGGACGTGAGGCTTATCCTGGTGATGTGTTCTATCTCCACTCTCGTCTGTTGGAGCGTGCCGCTCGTATCAACGACCAGCAGGAGGTAGCCGAGCAGATGAACGACCTTCCTGAGTGCCTGAAGGGCAAGGTGAAGGGTGGTGGCTCTTTGACAGCCCTCCCAATCATCGAGACCCAGGCTGGTGACGTTTCTGCATACATCCCAACCAACGTGATTTCCATCACCGACGGTCAGATCTTCCTGGAGACCGACCTCTTCAACCAGGGCTTCCGTCCAGCTATCAACGTAGGTATCTCTGTATCTCGTGTAGGTGGTTCTGCCCAGATCAAGAGTATGAAGAAGGTGGCTGGTACCCTGAAGATTGATATGGCTCAGTATCGTGAGCTGGAGGCTTTCTCCAAGTTCTCTAGCGATATGGATGCCGTAACAGCGATGACACTGGACCGTGGTAGAAAGAATGACCAGTTGCTGGTTCAGCCTCAGTATCGCCCTATGCCAGTGGGCGAGCAGGTGGCTATCCTCTATTGTGGTGTGCACGGACTGATGCACGAAGTGCCAATGGATAAGGTACGCGAGTGCCAGGATCAGTTCCTCGACGCTATGCGCAGCCAGCACGCCGACGTAATCGAGACTTTGGCTGATGGTAAGCTCACCGACGATTGCATCGCGGTGATCAAGGATACCATGGCTAATGTAGCAGGACAATATAAAGCGTAA
- a CDS encoding F0F1 ATP synthase subunit delta yields the protein MDIGVISVRYARALIKAALGMKLEDQVYQEMQTLYQSYIDVPELRFTIDNPMLSKDKKQALLTTALGKNPSELSKKFIALVLKEDRESTLQFMAASYITLYRKQKNIIRGKLITATAVDVSTEEKMRKMVEQRTQGTVEFKTEVNPELIGGFILEYDTYRMDASVKTKLNNILTQLKK from the coding sequence ATGGATATAGGTGTAATATCGGTGCGTTATGCCCGTGCCCTCATCAAGGCTGCACTCGGCATGAAGCTCGAAGATCAGGTGTACCAGGAGATGCAGACGCTCTACCAGAGCTACATCGACGTGCCTGAACTGAGATTTACGATAGACAACCCTATGCTTTCAAAGGACAAGAAGCAGGCACTTCTCACCACGGCCCTGGGTAAGAACCCAAGCGAACTGAGCAAGAAGTTCATCGCACTCGTCCTGAAGGAGGATAGGGAGAGCACCCTGCAATTCATGGCTGCTTCGTATATCACTCTTTACAGGAAACAGAAGAACATCATCCGCGGTAAGCTGATCACCGCCACTGCCGTTGACGTCTCTACGGAGGAGAAGATGCGCAAGATGGTGGAGCAGAGAACGCAAGGTACTGTGGAGTTCAAGACTGAGGTGAACCCTGAACTCATCGGCGGTTTCATCCTTGAGTATGATACTTATAGAATGGATGCGAGCGTAAAGACTAAGCTCAACAACATTCTGACACAGCTCAAAAAGTAA
- the atpF gene encoding F0F1 ATP synthase subunit B, translating to MDLLIPDSGLLFWMTLVFIIVVIILWKAGGFGAIIKMVNDRKAFIDESLRKAHEANEKLANIQKEGESILQEAREKQAAILKEAADTRDAIVEKAQDKAREEGARLLSDAKAQIETEKQNAIREIRGQVAELSVQIAEKVLKAKLSDDKAQMDMINRLLDEVSSENK from the coding sequence ATGGATTTATTGATTCCTGATAGCGGTTTGCTTTTCTGGATGACGCTGGTCTTCATCATCGTAGTCATCATCCTCTGGAAGGCTGGTGGTTTCGGTGCCATCATCAAGATGGTGAACGATCGTAAGGCCTTCATCGACGAGAGCTTGCGTAAAGCTCACGAAGCCAACGAGAAGCTTGCCAATATCCAAAAAGAAGGTGAATCCATCTTGCAGGAAGCTCGCGAGAAGCAGGCTGCCATCCTCAAGGAGGCTGCTGATACCCGCGATGCCATCGTAGAGAAAGCACAGGACAAGGCTCGCGAAGAGGGCGCCCGTCTGCTCTCTGACGCCAAGGCGCAGATTGAGACAGAAAAGCAGAACGCCATTCGCGAAATCCGTGGACAGGTTGCCGAGCTCTCTGTTCAGATTGCAGAAAAAGTGCTCAAGGCTAAGCTCTCTGACGACAAGGCACAGATGGATATGATAAATCGACTGCTGGACGAGGTTTCTTCTGAAAACAAATAG
- the atpE gene encoding ATP synthase F0 subunit C has protein sequence MLSLLLAAEIAKLGAAVGAGLAAIGAGIGIGRIGGQAMDAMARQPEKMGDLRSSMIIAAALVEGVAFFAVIIAILAIVM, from the coding sequence ATGTTATCACTTTTATTAGCAGCAGAGATTGCAAAGTTGGGTGCCGCAGTAGGCGCAGGTTTGGCCGCTATTGGCGCAGGTATTGGTATCGGTCGCATTGGTGGCCAGGCTATGGACGCTATGGCTCGCCAGCCAGAGAAGATGGGCGATCTCCGTTCTTCTATGATCATTGCAGCTGCGTTGGTTGAGGGTGTTGCGTTCTTCGCTGTCATCATCGCCATCTTGGCTATCGTTATGTAA
- a CDS encoding F0F1 ATP synthase subunit A — MKHLKQFLLMAMLLFTLAPVQVSAKENIDVKEILWGHIKDSYEWHITKVGDHPVVIHLPIIVNTTTGWHVFCSSEFSEEKDANGDRPGPFNLVIKNADAQANPNKIVEKVGGQEVRPLDISITKTVCVLFIDAIILLLCVLIPARWCRKHKVDDPAPKGFVGLMHMFIMSVYTDVIEATLGKEAPKYAPWLLTCFFFIFVANIMGIVPFPPGGGNLTGNIACTVFFGVTTFLITNFTGTKEYWKEIFWPEVPTWLKVPVPLMPFIELFGIFTKPLALIIRLFANMMAGHAIALSFAAIIFIMFNISENAIANYVAGTGMTIVSVAMSAFMMLLEVLVSYIQALVFTMLSAVFISLAHVKSHEAEPEIVK; from the coding sequence ATGAAACATCTCAAGCAATTCCTCTTGATGGCGATGCTGCTCTTTACGCTGGCACCTGTGCAGGTATCAGCCAAGGAGAATATCGACGTGAAAGAGATATTGTGGGGTCATATCAAGGATTCTTATGAATGGCATATCACAAAGGTGGGAGACCATCCCGTAGTGATTCATCTGCCTATCATCGTGAATACCACCACAGGCTGGCACGTGTTCTGCAGCAGCGAATTCTCGGAAGAGAAGGATGCCAATGGAGACCGCCCCGGACCATTCAACCTGGTGATCAAGAACGCTGATGCGCAGGCGAATCCCAACAAGATAGTAGAGAAGGTGGGAGGCCAGGAGGTTCGTCCGCTCGACATCTCCATCACGAAGACCGTTTGCGTGCTCTTCATCGATGCTATCATCCTGTTGCTCTGTGTCCTGATACCAGCCCGCTGGTGCAGGAAGCACAAGGTGGATGACCCTGCACCAAAGGGATTTGTGGGACTGATGCACATGTTCATTATGTCGGTATATACCGATGTAATTGAGGCCACCCTGGGTAAGGAAGCCCCAAAGTACGCACCATGGTTGCTTACTTGCTTCTTCTTTATCTTCGTGGCGAACATCATGGGTATCGTACCATTCCCACCAGGTGGTGGTAACCTGACGGGTAATATCGCCTGCACCGTATTCTTCGGTGTAACGACATTCCTGATCACCAACTTCACCGGTACCAAGGAATACTGGAAGGAAATCTTCTGGCCAGAGGTACCAACGTGGTTGAAGGTGCCAGTGCCACTGATGCCATTCATCGAGCTTTTCGGAATCTTCACGAAACCGCTGGCTCTGATTATCCGACTCTTCGCCAACATGATGGCGGGTCACGCCATCGCACTTTCGTTTGCGGCTATCATTTTCATCATGTTCAACATCAGTGAGAATGCTATCGCCAACTATGTGGCAGGTACGGGTATGACAATAGTAAGTGTTGCGATGAGCGCCTTTATGATGCTCCTCGAAGTATTAGTAAGCTACATTCAGGCATTGGTATTCACCATGCTGAGTGCAGTATTCATCTCGCTGGCTCATGTAAAGTCTCATGAGGCTGAGCCAGAAATCGTAAAATAG
- the atpC gene encoding ATP synthase F1 subunit epsilon, producing MLQLKIVSPEKVVFQGEVESVLVPGTLGSFEILKDHAPIISSLEVGKVEYTTKEGKQAMNIKGGFVECKKNEVSLCVEV from the coding sequence ATGTTACAGCTAAAGATAGTATCTCCTGAGAAAGTAGTCTTCCAGGGTGAGGTGGAGAGCGTACTGGTTCCGGGAACCCTCGGCTCGTTCGAGATTCTCAAGGATCACGCGCCAATCATCTCTTCGCTCGAAGTGGGCAAGGTAGAGTATACCACCAAGGAAGGCAAGCAGGCAATGAACATCAAGGGCGGATTCGTGGAATGTAAGAAAAACGAAGTAAGCCTTTGCGTGGAAGTATAA
- the atpD gene encoding F0F1 ATP synthase subunit beta, which produces MSQVSGRISQIIGPVIDVYFDTKGENPEKVLPKIHEALKVKRPDGRDLVIEVQQHIGEDTVRCVAMDNTDGLQRGLEVAVTGNPIMMPAGEQIKGRMMNVIGQPIDGMNELDMKGAYPIHREAPKFDELSTHKEMLATGIKVIDLLEPYMKGGKIGLFGGAGVGKTVLIMELINNIAKGHNGYSVFAGVGERTREGNDLIRDMLESGVIKYGEKFRKAMEEGKWDLSLVDPEELAKSQATLVYGQMNEPPGARASVALSGLTVAEEFRDHGGKNGEAADIMFFIDNIFRFTQAGSEVSALLGRMPSAVGYQPTLASEMGAMQERITSTKNGSITSVQAVYVPADDLTDPAPATTFTHLDATTELSRKIASLGIYPAVDPLGSTSRILDPLIVGKAHYDCAQRVKQLLQRYNELQDIIAILGMDELSDEDKLTVNRARRVQRFLSQPFTVAEQFTGLKGVMVPIEETIKGFNAILDGEVDDLPEQAFLNVGTIEDAKEKAKQLLAAAQA; this is translated from the coding sequence ATGTCACAAGTAAGTGGACGCATCTCGCAGATTATCGGTCCGGTTATCGATGTATACTTCGATACCAAGGGCGAGAATCCAGAGAAGGTGCTTCCTAAAATTCACGAAGCTCTGAAGGTGAAACGCCCAGACGGACGCGACCTGGTCATCGAGGTGCAGCAGCACATTGGTGAGGACACGGTTCGCTGCGTCGCCATGGACAACACCGACGGCTTGCAGCGTGGCTTGGAAGTTGCCGTAACAGGCAACCCAATCATGATGCCTGCTGGAGAGCAGATCAAGGGCCGTATGATGAATGTTATCGGACAGCCTATTGATGGTATGAACGAATTGGACATGAAGGGTGCTTATCCTATCCACCGCGAGGCTCCGAAGTTTGACGAGCTCTCTACGCACAAGGAGATGCTTGCCACTGGTATCAAGGTGATCGACCTGCTCGAGCCTTACATGAAGGGTGGTAAGATTGGTCTCTTCGGCGGTGCCGGTGTAGGTAAGACGGTGCTCATCATGGAGTTGATCAACAACATTGCCAAGGGACATAACGGTTACTCCGTATTCGCTGGTGTAGGTGAGCGTACCCGTGAGGGTAACGACTTGATTCGAGACATGCTCGAGTCTGGCGTTATCAAGTATGGCGAGAAGTTCCGCAAAGCCATGGAAGAAGGTAAGTGGGACCTCTCACTCGTTGACCCTGAGGAGCTTGCCAAGAGTCAGGCTACCCTGGTGTATGGTCAGATGAATGAGCCACCTGGGGCACGTGCTTCAGTAGCGCTTTCAGGTTTGACTGTTGCCGAGGAGTTCCGTGACCACGGAGGCAAGAACGGCGAGGCTGCCGACATCATGTTCTTCATCGATAACATCTTCCGTTTCACCCAGGCTGGTTCTGAGGTATCTGCGCTCTTGGGCCGTATGCCATCAGCCGTAGGTTATCAGCCAACGCTGGCTTCTGAGATGGGTGCCATGCAGGAGCGAATCACTTCTACCAAGAATGGTTCCATCACCTCAGTACAGGCCGTTTATGTGCCTGCCGACGACTTGACCGACCCTGCTCCAGCCACCACCTTTACTCACCTGGATGCCACCACAGAGCTTTCGCGTAAGATTGCATCTCTGGGTATCTATCCTGCCGTAGACCCACTGGGTTCTACCTCTCGTATCCTCGACCCGCTGATTGTGGGCAAGGCTCATTACGACTGTGCACAGCGAGTAAAGCAGTTGCTGCAGCGTTACAACGAGTTGCAGGATATCATCGCCATCCTCGGTATGGATGAGCTTTCGGATGAGGATAAGTTGACCGTGAACCGTGCACGCCGTGTACAGCGTTTCCTGAGTCAGCCATTCACCGTAGCAGAGCAGTTCACCGGTTTGAAGGGTGTGATGGTACCTATCGAAGAGACTATCAAGGGCTTCAACGCCATCCTCGACGGCGAGGTGGATGACCTGCCAGAGCAGGCATTCCTCAACGTAGGTACTATCGAGGATGCGAAGGAGAAGGCTAAGCAGTTGCTCGCAGCAGCACAGGCGTAA